The following are encoded in a window of Clostridium thermarum genomic DNA:
- the rplI gene encoding 50S ribosomal protein L9, with translation MKVILLQDIKNMGKKGDVVEASDGYARNYLFPRKLAQEATAENLHIINQKKENERKKKLAEIEEAQTLAEKLKGKEVKIAVKCGDNGRLFGAITNKDVADMIKKQYNVEIDKKKVVIDTIKQTGVYDVEVKLYAEVSTKMKVVVSEQ, from the coding sequence ATGAAAGTAATTTTACTGCAAGATATAAAGAACATGGGAAAGAAGGGGGATGTGGTTGAAGCCTCTGACGGATATGCACGTAATTATCTTTTTCCAAGAAAGTTAGCTCAAGAAGCTACAGCAGAAAACCTGCACATAATAAACCAAAAGAAAGAAAATGAAAGAAAAAAGAAATTAGCAGAGATAGAAGAAGCTCAGACTTTAGCTGAGAAGTTAAAAGGTAAAGAAGTAAAAATAGCTGTAAAGTGTGGAGATAACGGAAGACTCTTTGGAGCTATTACAAATAAAGATGTAGCTGATATGATTAAGAAACAATACAACGTTGAAATAGATAAGAAGAAGGTTGTTATAGATACAATAAAACAAACTGGAGTATATGATGTAGAAGTAAAGCTTTATGCTGAAGTTTCTACAAAGATGAAGGTTGTAGTTTCTGAGCAATAG